The following are encoded together in the Candidatus Omnitrophota bacterium genome:
- a CDS encoding PilZ domain-containing protein codes for MGRNIFQTKLSLFITGFFAAGLLVVFGINMLVEKSLINRYTSNITDVGRFFSTNVANSITVQDEYSLRMFARDMSSGDGVLYCIIYDDKDKILAQSASSLKKKSVVPGDEELKIPIVIMGEKFGKIVIGYSLKKEKKRIAEIKKYIISGYLISASILWAYLIFFPNTLTLFMSKLSGSQDAGLEKRNYFRVAVELSAEISTSDKECISGQIKDISLGGISLNCAKELPSSAVYDISFDWKGEKFNLKSEVVRRTPPDKPSNYGIIFTEMNIWDRNKLSALLNKKSK; via the coding sequence AGCTTGTTTATTACGGGGTTCTTTGCCGCAGGACTGCTTGTTGTGTTCGGCATTAATATGCTGGTTGAAAAATCTCTTATAAACCGCTATACATCCAACATCACTGATGTCGGACGATTTTTCAGTACCAATGTGGCGAATTCAATAACTGTACAAGACGAATATTCGCTCAGGATGTTTGCCCGCGATATGAGCTCCGGCGACGGCGTGCTCTACTGTATAATTTATGACGACAAAGATAAGATACTGGCTCAATCAGCTTCATCTTTAAAAAAGAAATCGGTCGTTCCGGGCGATGAAGAGTTAAAAATACCGATAGTGATCATGGGCGAGAAATTTGGAAAGATAGTTATAGGCTATTCCCTCAAGAAGGAAAAGAAAAGAATCGCTGAAATAAAAAAATATATAATTTCAGGTTATCTGATCTCCGCTTCAATATTATGGGCATATCTGATTTTTTTTCCGAACACACTGACTCTATTTATGTCAAAATTAAGCGGCTCGCAGGACGCGGGTCTGGAAAAACGGAATTATTTCAGAGTGGCAGTTGAACTGTCCGCTGAAATATCGACTTCAGATAAGGAATGTATTTCGGGGCAGATCAAGGACATATCACTCGGCGGAATTTCATTAAACTGCGCGAAAGAACTGCCATCCAGTGCAGTGTATGACATATCGTTTGATTGGAAAGGCGAAAAATTTAATTTAAAGAGTGAAGTCGTGAGGCGTACCCCGCCCGATAAACCCTCTAACTACGGTATAATATTCACGGAGATGAATATCTGGGACAGGAACAAACTGTCAGCGCTCCTGAACAAAAAGAGCAAATAG